The proteins below are encoded in one region of Aeromonas jandaei:
- a CDS encoding TrkH family potassium uptake protein has protein sequence MHTLSIIRIVGLLVALFSSTMLLPALVAFGYRDGGGAEFIKSFLMALLLGVALWFPNRYHKKELRAKEGFLIVVLFWVVLGSVGAVPFILSDAPHMSVSEAFFESFSGLTTTGATVLTGLDNLPKAFLFYRQLLQWLGGMGIIVLAVAVLPLLGIGGMQLYRAEIPGPVKDTKVTPRIAETAKALWFVYVLLTSLCALAYWMAGMTLFDAICHSFSTLSIGGFSTHDASIGFFNSAAINLITVLFLLIGSINFGLHFMVFTHRPVRLFSYLRDPEVKVFLGIQLFLFLFCAVVLLQHNHYEHWQETLNHALFQSVSLGTTTGYSTASYADWPSFLPIMLMFSSFIGCCAGSTGGGIKVMRFMILFMQGMRELKRLVHPRAVYTLKLGRKAVPERVVEAVWGFFATYIILFVLFMLALIATGMNEVTAFSAVAATLTNVGPGLGDVAANFSGTSALAKWILVLAMLFGRLEIFTLLVLFTPAFWRS, from the coding sequence ATGCACACCCTGAGCATTATTCGCATCGTTGGCCTGCTGGTTGCGCTATTCAGCTCGACCATGCTGCTGCCAGCGCTGGTTGCGTTTGGTTATCGGGATGGGGGCGGCGCCGAGTTCATCAAATCTTTCCTCATGGCCCTGTTGCTCGGGGTCGCGCTCTGGTTTCCCAACCGTTATCACAAGAAGGAGCTCAGAGCGAAAGAGGGTTTCCTCATCGTAGTGTTGTTCTGGGTGGTGCTGGGTAGCGTGGGGGCTGTGCCCTTTATTCTGAGTGATGCCCCGCATATGTCGGTTTCCGAGGCATTCTTTGAATCTTTCTCCGGCCTGACTACCACCGGCGCCACCGTGCTGACCGGGCTGGACAATCTGCCCAAGGCGTTCCTGTTCTACCGTCAGCTGCTGCAGTGGCTGGGAGGGATGGGGATCATCGTGCTGGCGGTTGCCGTGTTGCCGCTGCTGGGTATCGGGGGCATGCAGCTCTATCGTGCCGAGATCCCGGGGCCGGTCAAGGATACCAAGGTAACGCCGCGTATCGCCGAAACGGCCAAGGCGCTCTGGTTTGTCTATGTGCTGCTGACTTCGCTGTGTGCCCTAGCATACTGGATGGCGGGGATGACGCTGTTCGATGCCATCTGTCATTCCTTCTCAACCCTCTCCATTGGTGGCTTTTCTACTCATGATGCCAGCATAGGGTTTTTCAACAGTGCGGCGATCAACCTCATTACCGTGCTGTTCCTGCTGATCGGCAGCATTAACTTCGGCCTCCACTTTATGGTCTTTACCCACAGGCCGGTGCGGTTGTTCAGCTATCTGAGGGATCCCGAGGTAAAGGTCTTTCTCGGGATCCAGCTGTTTCTGTTTCTCTTCTGTGCAGTGGTACTGCTGCAGCACAACCACTACGAGCACTGGCAGGAGACCCTCAACCACGCGCTGTTCCAGTCGGTCTCGCTGGGTACGACCACCGGTTACAGCACAGCCAGCTATGCCGACTGGCCTTCATTCCTGCCCATCATGCTGATGTTCTCCTCCTTTATCGGCTGTTGTGCCGGCAGTACCGGCGGCGGCATCAAGGTGATGCGTTTCATGATCCTCTTTATGCAGGGGATGCGGGAGCTGAAGCGGCTGGTTCATCCGCGCGCTGTCTACACCCTGAAGCTGGGACGCAAGGCGGTACCGGAACGGGTGGTTGAAGCGGTCTGGGGATTCTTCGCCACCTACATCATCCTCTTCGTGCTCTTTATGCTGGCGTTGATCGCAACGGGTATGAATGAGGTGACCGCCTTCTCGGCAGTAGCGGCGACTTTGACCAACGTTGGGCCGGGTCTGGGGGATGTGGCTGCCAACTTCTCCGGTACCAGCGCGCTGGCAAAGTGGATCCTGGTGTTGGCCATGTTGTTTGGTCGATTGGAAATTTTTACGCTTCTGGTACTGTTTACCCCTGCATTCTGGCGTAGTTGA
- the hemG gene encoding menaquinone-dependent protoporphyrinogen IX dehydrogenase produces MDKILVLYSSRDGQTRKIIDVMLEEMPGCEVVMHDLHTLPKCNLSKYKKVLIGASIRYGNFHPSLLSFIHAHHEQLEVANAAFFCVNLTARKPEKQTPQTNAYMKKFLRISPWKPKTLGVFAGALQYSRYNWWQTRIIQLIMKITGGSTDTSKDLEFTDWEKVRGFAREFWSKR; encoded by the coding sequence ATGGACAAGATTCTGGTGCTTTATTCCTCTCGGGACGGTCAAACCCGCAAAATCATCGATGTCATGCTGGAGGAGATGCCGGGATGTGAAGTGGTGATGCACGATCTGCACACCCTGCCCAAGTGCAATCTCAGCAAGTACAAGAAGGTGTTGATCGGCGCCTCTATCCGCTATGGCAACTTCCACCCCAGCCTGCTCAGCTTTATTCATGCCCACCATGAGCAGCTGGAGGTTGCCAATGCCGCCTTCTTCTGCGTCAACCTGACCGCTCGCAAGCCCGAGAAGCAGACACCGCAGACCAATGCCTATATGAAGAAGTTTCTGCGCATCTCGCCCTGGAAGCCGAAAACCCTGGGGGTGTTTGCCGGTGCGCTGCAGTACTCTCGCTATAACTGGTGGCAGACCCGCATTATCCAGCTGATTATGAAGATCACTGGCGGCAGTACCGATACCAGTAAAGACCTCGAATTTACTGATTGGGAAAAGGTGCGCGGCTTTGCACGCGAATTCTGGTCAAAAAGATAG